From a single Rhodococcus qingshengii JCM 15477 genomic region:
- a CDS encoding MerR family transcriptional regulator, translated as MTAVRQQSQPGMSIGSVLDRLRPDFPDVTISKIRFLESEGLISPQRTPSGYRRFSVEDCERLRFVLTAQRDQYLPLKVIKEQLEAIDSGAATVSAEVPAPRRARVLSIATGDVSPEAFRVDREVRVGRQDLLARADIDDRFLTDLIRTGLVVPGAAGFFDEDAVTLARTAKAMSEYGLEVRHLRAFKLAADREAGLVTQIAGPVAKGRDAGARDRAEEMVRELAALSLTLHTCLVKSAVRGSLDR; from the coding sequence ATGACGGCAGTGCGGCAGCAGAGCCAGCCCGGAATGTCGATTGGTTCCGTGCTGGATCGGTTGCGTCCCGATTTTCCCGACGTGACGATTTCGAAGATCCGTTTCCTCGAGTCCGAGGGCTTGATCAGCCCGCAACGGACACCGTCGGGATACCGCAGATTCTCTGTCGAGGACTGCGAGCGTCTTCGCTTCGTGCTGACCGCTCAACGCGATCAGTACCTGCCGCTCAAAGTGATCAAAGAACAACTCGAAGCGATCGACAGTGGCGCAGCGACGGTGAGTGCAGAAGTTCCTGCGCCACGTCGTGCTCGCGTCCTGTCGATCGCTACGGGCGATGTCTCACCCGAGGCGTTCCGGGTCGATCGCGAAGTTCGAGTCGGTCGTCAGGATCTTCTCGCGCGCGCTGACATCGACGATCGGTTTCTGACCGATCTGATCCGCACCGGTTTGGTCGTTCCCGGCGCGGCGGGCTTCTTCGACGAGGATGCCGTGACGTTGGCGCGCACCGCTAAGGCGATGTCCGAGTACGGCTTGGAGGTTCGCCATCTGCGGGCGTTCAAGTTGGCTGCTGATCGCGAAGCGGGGCTGGTGACTCAGATCGCCGGACCGGTTGCCAAGGGTCGTGACGCCGGAGCACGTGATCGTGCCGAGGAAATGGTGCGGGAGCTGGCCGCTCTGTCACTGACTTTGCACACGTGTCTGGTCAAATCGGCAGTTCGGGGAAGTCTCGATCGCTGA
- a CDS encoding MerR family transcriptional regulator: MSSEELQPGLFPDDSIPDDLVGYRVPSACQIAGITYRQLDYWARTSLVVPSIRGAAGSGSQRLYSFKDILVLKIVKRLLDTGISLQNIRVAVDHLRKRGVRDLANITLFSDGTTVYECTSPEEVVDLLQGGQGVFGIAVSGAMRELTGTIADFPAERADGGESDPNPEDELASRRKNRASRKTG, from the coding sequence ATGTCTTCCGAAGAGCTGCAGCCGGGCTTGTTCCCGGACGATTCCATCCCCGACGACCTCGTCGGATATCGAGTACCCAGTGCGTGCCAGATCGCCGGGATCACGTACCGCCAACTCGACTACTGGGCACGGACGTCGTTGGTTGTTCCGTCGATCCGTGGCGCTGCCGGATCCGGAAGCCAACGTCTGTACTCCTTCAAGGACATTCTCGTTCTGAAGATCGTGAAGCGTCTGCTCGATACCGGCATCTCACTGCAGAACATCCGCGTTGCCGTCGATCACCTCCGTAAGCGTGGCGTCCGCGATCTTGCCAACATCACTCTGTTCTCCGACGGCACCACCGTGTACGAATGCACGTCCCCCGAAGAGGTCGTCGACCTCCTCCAGGGTGGGCAGGGCGTATTCGGCATCGCAGTCAGTGGCGCGATGCGTGAACTCACCGGAACGATCGCCGACTTCCCCGCCGAGCGGGCCGACGGCGGCGAAAGTGATCCCAACCCGGAAGACGAGTTGGCTTCGCGACGCAAGAATCGCGCCAGCCGCAAAACCGGATAA
- the garA gene encoding glycogen accumulation regulator GarA, whose translation MSENGNDAGYGESPAETTSVFRADFLNELDNTSSAAPAAEQPVSGVEGLPAGAALLVVKRGPNAGSRFLLDQPTTSAGRHPDSDIFLDDVTVSRRHAEFRQEDADFHVVDVGSLNGTYVNREPVDSAVLANGDEVQIGKFRLVFLTGPRAGGSQVGESSAGAGS comes from the coding sequence GTGAGCGAGAACGGTAACGACGCGGGCTATGGGGAGTCGCCGGCGGAGACCACTTCGGTTTTCCGCGCGGACTTCCTCAATGAGCTCGACAACACCTCCTCTGCAGCACCGGCCGCCGAGCAGCCGGTTTCGGGCGTGGAAGGCCTTCCCGCCGGAGCCGCACTTCTGGTGGTCAAGCGGGGACCGAATGCAGGATCCCGCTTCTTGCTCGATCAGCCGACGACGTCGGCAGGTCGGCACCCGGACAGCGACATCTTCCTGGACGACGTGACCGTCAGCCGTCGTCACGCCGAGTTCCGTCAGGAAGATGCAGATTTCCACGTCGTCGACGTCGGAAGCCTCAACGGCACCTACGTCAACCGTGAGCCTGTCGATTCGGCAGTTCTCGCGAATGGTGACGAGGTTCAGATCGGCAAGTTCCGTCTGGTGTTCCTCACCGGCCCTCGTGCCGGCGGTTCGCAGGTCGGCGAGTCGTCAGCAGGTGCGGGTAGCTAA
- a CDS encoding metallophosphoesterase has translation MGRVAVFAVLLALLTWFLHRRLARATGIPRRWARLADTALVVLAVSTLIGVGSGEVFPTSWARPIGFVGWVWLASWLYLIPGLLVIGLFAGIGRLRARHTDTTTEVDPAKRRTLQLATAAVTLAAIGTAGYGVYEASGPKISRVRVPLARLPEGFNGYRIALITDLHVGPARGVDFTRKVVDIVNSQNVDLIAIGGDLVDGTVAKVAPDLAPLADLRAPDGIFGVSGNHEFYADDGGKWLDVWETLGITTLRNSRTSIQHGGDTIDIVGIHDYTSPAPYEPNLTAALAGRDPNTFALLLAHEPRQAIEASEMGIDLQLSGHTHGGQMWPLRYLVPLQQPSVQGLDRVGNTVLYTTRGAGAWGPPVRVGAPPEITVLELVHER, from the coding sequence ATGGGGCGCGTCGCGGTTTTTGCAGTCCTTCTCGCCCTTCTGACCTGGTTCCTGCATCGCCGACTCGCTCGCGCCACCGGCATCCCGAGGCGATGGGCTCGTCTCGCCGACACTGCGCTTGTCGTCTTGGCGGTCTCGACGCTCATCGGGGTCGGCAGCGGCGAAGTCTTTCCGACATCGTGGGCGCGACCGATCGGATTTGTCGGATGGGTCTGGCTGGCTTCGTGGCTGTATCTGATTCCCGGACTGCTCGTGATCGGCCTGTTCGCCGGGATCGGTCGACTACGTGCACGCCACACGGATACCACGACCGAAGTCGACCCAGCCAAGCGTCGTACGTTGCAGTTGGCTACGGCAGCAGTCACTCTCGCGGCGATCGGCACCGCCGGCTACGGCGTCTACGAGGCGTCGGGCCCCAAGATTTCCCGCGTCCGCGTGCCGCTCGCTCGCCTACCTGAGGGCTTCAACGGATACCGGATCGCCTTGATCACCGACCTGCACGTGGGACCGGCCCGCGGGGTCGACTTCACCCGCAAGGTGGTCGATATCGTGAACTCGCAGAATGTCGATCTGATCGCGATCGGCGGCGACCTCGTGGACGGAACCGTCGCGAAAGTTGCTCCCGATCTTGCTCCGCTCGCCGATCTTCGGGCGCCCGACGGAATCTTCGGAGTCAGCGGAAACCACGAGTTCTACGCCGACGACGGCGGCAAATGGCTCGACGTGTGGGAGACATTGGGGATCACCACACTTCGCAACAGCCGCACCTCGATCCAGCATGGCGGCGATACCATCGACATCGTGGGCATCCACGACTACACGTCGCCGGCCCCGTACGAGCCGAACCTGACTGCCGCGCTCGCAGGTCGCGATCCGAATACTTTCGCCTTGCTTCTCGCGCACGAACCGCGTCAAGCGATCGAGGCATCCGAGATGGGTATCGATCTGCAACTGTCCGGGCACACTCACGGCGGTCAGATGTGGCCGCTGCGGTATCTCGTTCCGCTGCAGCAGCCTTCGGTGCAAGGCTTGGACAGGGTCGGAAACACAGTGCTGTACACGACGCGTGGCGCCGGGGCTTGGGGTCCGCCGGTACGCGTCGGCGCCCCGCCGGAGATCACTGTTCTCGAACTCGTACACGAGAGGTGA
- a CDS encoding DUF881 domain-containing protein has translation MAEHSTTEPEEEPPVTTAGEGRHELRSPSKHRTNVVFAILAAVLLGVLGVAIATQVRSTVAGDSLDAARPADLLVVLDNLNRREAALRQEVANLQESLATLEAGGNTGAALDEARARLTSLSIQVGTAPATGPGVTMTLTDPAGGVGSEVILDLIQELRAAGAEAISIAGANGEPIRIGVNSWVSGRGGEIELDGTRIEQPYTVTAIGDPPTLAAALNIPGGVFDNVARNGGTSSVEQSQQVTISVLRQLNPRQYAQPGN, from the coding sequence ATGGCAGAACATTCCACGACCGAACCGGAAGAAGAACCTCCCGTCACCACTGCGGGTGAAGGTCGTCACGAGTTGCGTTCACCGTCCAAACACCGCACCAACGTCGTCTTCGCAATCCTCGCTGCTGTGCTGTTGGGCGTGCTCGGCGTTGCGATTGCCACACAGGTACGCAGCACAGTGGCCGGAGATTCACTCGACGCCGCGCGCCCTGCCGACCTCCTGGTGGTTCTCGACAATTTGAATCGGCGCGAAGCCGCGCTGAGGCAGGAAGTCGCGAATCTTCAGGAATCGCTTGCCACTTTGGAAGCCGGTGGCAACACGGGAGCAGCGCTGGACGAGGCGCGGGCGCGGCTGACCTCACTCTCCATTCAAGTGGGGACCGCTCCGGCCACTGGACCGGGTGTGACGATGACCCTGACAGATCCGGCGGGCGGCGTCGGATCGGAAGTGATTCTCGATCTCATCCAGGAACTGCGTGCTGCCGGTGCCGAAGCCATCTCGATCGCAGGTGCGAACGGCGAACCCATTCGTATCGGCGTGAACTCGTGGGTGAGTGGGCGCGGCGGCGAGATCGAATTGGACGGAACCCGGATCGAGCAGCCGTACACTGTGACCGCGATCGGAGATCCGCCGACATTGGCGGCAGCGTTGAACATTCCCGGAGGCGTCTTCGACAATGTCGCACGCAATGGCGGAACGTCGTCCGTCGAGCAATCGCAGCAGGTCACGATCTCCGTCTTGCGACAATTGAATCCGCGCCAATACGCTCAACCCGGAAATTGA
- a CDS encoding NUDIX hydrolase has protein sequence MVNGDLLNRDHVVASLAAFEPRSVELDGRRSASVVIVVMRTADGTPVFPVTKRPSKMRAHPGQFALPGGSVDPGESSEQAAVRELSEELGVDVPESKIIGRLDDYVTRSGFVIRPFVMWSGEDIGGLVPNPDEVAQVYAVTSEELDVDSRFVTIEESPNPVIQWPFRTSLIHAPTGAVIYQFREVLNGRHTRIDKLEQPVFAWR, from the coding sequence ATGGTGAACGGAGATTTACTGAATCGGGACCACGTGGTCGCCTCACTTGCCGCTTTCGAACCTCGGTCGGTCGAATTGGACGGAAGGCGCTCGGCGTCGGTGGTCATCGTCGTCATGCGGACTGCGGACGGAACACCAGTGTTCCCGGTGACGAAGCGGCCGAGCAAGATGCGCGCCCACCCCGGTCAATTCGCGTTGCCGGGCGGAAGCGTCGACCCGGGCGAGTCGTCCGAACAGGCAGCGGTTCGGGAACTTTCCGAGGAGCTGGGTGTCGACGTTCCCGAGTCGAAGATCATCGGCCGGCTCGACGACTACGTCACTCGTTCGGGATTCGTGATCCGGCCGTTCGTCATGTGGTCGGGCGAGGACATCGGGGGACTGGTACCCAATCCCGACGAGGTGGCCCAGGTGTATGCCGTCACGTCGGAGGAGCTCGACGTGGACTCGCGCTTCGTCACCATCGAGGAGTCACCGAACCCGGTGATCCAATGGCCGTTCCGAACGAGCCTGATCCATGCGCCGACCGGAGCCGTCATCTATCAGTTCCGCGAAGTGCTGAACGGACGGCACACGCGCATCGACAAGCTCGAGCAGCCGGTGTTCGCCTGGAGATAG
- a CDS encoding bifunctional nuclease family protein encodes MGEMRVIGVRVEQPQNQPVLLLRESDGDRYLPIWIGQTEATAIVLEQQGVEPARPLTHDLIKILIESFGRSLKEVRIVDLQEGTFYADLVFDEQTTVSARPSDSIALALRIGVPIFASEAVLAEAGLVIPDEREDEVEKFKEFLDTISPDDFKATDG; translated from the coding sequence ATGGGCGAAATGCGTGTGATCGGAGTTCGTGTCGAGCAGCCTCAGAATCAGCCGGTCCTGTTGCTGCGAGAGTCCGACGGCGATCGGTACCTGCCGATCTGGATCGGGCAAACCGAAGCTACCGCGATTGTTCTCGAACAACAGGGAGTCGAGCCGGCGCGGCCGCTGACTCACGACCTGATCAAGATCTTGATCGAATCTTTCGGTCGGAGCCTCAAGGAAGTTCGGATCGTGGACCTGCAAGAGGGCACTTTCTACGCGGATCTCGTCTTCGACGAGCAAACCACTGTCTCGGCACGTCCGTCGGACTCGATTGCATTGGCCCTGCGCATCGGCGTTCCGATCTTCGCGTCGGAGGCTGTTCTCGCCGAGGCCGGTCTGGTCATTCCCGACGAGCGCGAAGACGAGGTCGAGAAGTTCAAGGAATTCCTCGACACCATCTCGCCGGACGATTTCAAAGCCACTGATGGTTAG
- a CDS encoding small basic family protein — translation MKAGSALYGLAALVVGIVLGVVFSPQVPDVIQPYLPIAVVAALDAVFGGLRAYLDEIFDAKVFVVSFVFNVLVASLIVWLGDQLGVGTQLSTAIVVVLGIRIFGNAAALRRRLFGA, via the coding sequence ATGAAGGCCGGTTCCGCCCTGTACGGACTCGCAGCACTGGTCGTCGGCATCGTCCTGGGCGTAGTTTTCAGCCCGCAGGTGCCCGACGTGATCCAGCCCTATCTTCCGATCGCTGTCGTTGCGGCGCTCGACGCCGTCTTCGGTGGACTACGCGCGTATCTGGACGAAATCTTCGACGCGAAGGTGTTCGTGGTTTCCTTCGTCTTCAACGTGCTCGTCGCGTCGTTGATCGTCTGGCTCGGTGATCAGTTGGGTGTCGGTACTCAACTCTCGACGGCGATCGTCGTCGTGTTGGGTATACGGATCTTCGGCAACGCAGCGGCATTGCGACGCCGACTGTTTGGAGCGTGA
- the gcvP gene encoding aminomethyl-transferring glycine dehydrogenase: MIDAASRIFADRHVGPNAAELARILELVGVDSLDELATKAVPSVILDAAPNGIAAGLDALPLPVGEHEALAELTALAAQNTVATSMIGLGYFDTLTPPVLLRNIIENPAWYTAYTPYQPEISQGRLEALLNFQTMVADLSGMELANSSMLDEATAAAEAMTLLRRANRSKSPRFVVDADLYPQTLAVIETRAEPLGIEIVSADLTAGLPEGEFFGVIAQIPGASGRVVDYTSIIAEAHERGALVAVGADLLAMTLITSPGELGADACFGTTQRFGVPMGYGGPHAGYLAVHSKHARQLPGRLVGVSIDADGDKAYRLALQTREQHIRREKATSNICTAQVLLAILAAMYASYHGAEGLKAIALRVAARAHALANGLREGGVTVVHDSFFDTVLAQVPGKAADVVAAAKESGINLRLVDADHVGISCDEATTADHVLAVLDAFGIEDAVVAIEAEGNSVPAAQERTSDYLQHEAFTRYRTETAMLRYLRALSDKDIALDRSMIPLGSCTMKLNATAEMESITWPAFNAIHPFAPTSDAPGLLKIIKDLEDWLVAVTGYDNVSLQPNAGSQGEYAGLLAIRNYHLSRGDDHRDTCLIPSSAHGTNAASAVMAGMRVEVVACRPNGDVDVDDLRAKIADHAERLAAIMITYPSTHGVYEHEISDICAAVHDAGGQVYVDGANLNALVGLARPGRFGGDVSHLNLHKTFCIPHGGGGPGVGPIGVRSHLTPFLPGHPMAPELGGGGTISAAPYGSASILPITWTYIRMMGAAGLRRASLTAIASANYIARRLDEYFPVLYTGENGMVAHECILDLRGLTKDTGVTVDDVAKRLADYGFHAPTMSFPVVGTLMVEPTESENLEEIDEFCEAMIAIRGEIDRVGAGEWTVEDNPLRGAPHTAGSIAAQWDHPYSREIAVFPRGKARPKVWPSVRRIDGAHGDRNLVCSCPPIEAFAGN, translated from the coding sequence GTGATCGACGCTGCAAGCCGTATATTTGCCGACCGCCATGTCGGTCCGAACGCCGCGGAACTCGCGCGCATCCTCGAACTCGTCGGGGTCGATTCACTCGACGAACTGGCAACCAAGGCCGTTCCCTCCGTCATCCTCGACGCTGCCCCGAACGGCATCGCTGCCGGACTCGACGCTCTGCCGCTTCCGGTCGGAGAGCACGAGGCACTTGCCGAACTGACTGCACTCGCAGCCCAGAACACCGTCGCGACGTCGATGATCGGCCTCGGCTACTTCGACACGTTGACGCCGCCGGTGTTGTTGCGCAACATCATCGAGAACCCGGCCTGGTACACCGCGTACACCCCGTATCAGCCGGAGATCAGCCAGGGCCGTCTCGAAGCCCTCCTCAACTTCCAGACCATGGTCGCCGATCTCTCCGGCATGGAACTGGCAAACTCGTCGATGCTCGACGAGGCCACCGCCGCTGCCGAAGCCATGACGCTCCTGCGCCGCGCGAACCGCAGCAAGTCCCCACGATTTGTCGTCGACGCCGATCTCTACCCGCAGACCCTCGCCGTCATCGAGACTCGCGCCGAGCCGCTCGGGATCGAGATCGTCTCCGCGGACCTCACCGCTGGTCTTCCGGAAGGTGAGTTCTTCGGCGTCATCGCCCAGATCCCAGGTGCCTCGGGACGAGTCGTCGATTACACCTCGATCATCGCGGAAGCTCACGAGCGCGGCGCACTGGTTGCCGTCGGCGCCGACCTCCTCGCGATGACGCTCATCACCTCACCCGGTGAGCTCGGCGCGGATGCGTGCTTCGGAACCACCCAGCGTTTCGGTGTTCCCATGGGATACGGCGGACCGCACGCCGGTTACCTGGCCGTGCACTCCAAGCATGCGCGTCAGCTGCCCGGCCGCTTGGTCGGCGTCTCCATCGACGCCGACGGAGACAAGGCATACCGCCTGGCGCTGCAGACACGTGAGCAGCACATTCGCCGCGAGAAGGCGACGTCCAACATCTGTACCGCTCAGGTGCTCCTCGCCATCCTCGCTGCGATGTACGCGAGCTACCACGGCGCCGAGGGACTCAAGGCGATTGCGTTGCGCGTCGCTGCCCGCGCACACGCGTTGGCAAACGGCCTGCGAGAGGGCGGCGTGACCGTCGTCCACGATTCGTTCTTCGACACCGTGCTCGCTCAGGTTCCGGGCAAGGCGGCCGACGTCGTCGCTGCGGCCAAGGAATCCGGGATCAACCTGCGTCTGGTCGACGCCGATCATGTCGGTATCTCCTGCGACGAGGCCACGACCGCCGACCACGTCCTTGCCGTGCTCGACGCGTTCGGGATCGAGGATGCTGTTGTCGCCATCGAAGCCGAGGGCAATTCGGTTCCGGCTGCTCAGGAGCGCACCTCCGACTACCTGCAGCACGAAGCCTTCACCCGTTACCGTACGGAAACGGCAATGCTTCGCTACCTGCGCGCGCTGTCCGACAAGGACATCGCCCTCGATCGCAGCATGATCCCGCTGGGTTCGTGCACCATGAAGCTCAATGCGACCGCCGAGATGGAATCCATCACCTGGCCCGCGTTCAACGCGATCCATCCGTTCGCGCCGACATCGGATGCGCCCGGTCTGCTGAAGATCATCAAGGATCTCGAAGACTGGCTGGTCGCGGTCACCGGCTACGACAACGTCAGCCTGCAACCCAACGCCGGCAGCCAGGGGGAATACGCGGGCCTGCTCGCGATCCGCAACTACCACCTCAGCCGGGGCGACGACCACCGCGACACCTGCCTCATTCCGTCGAGTGCTCACGGCACCAACGCGGCTTCTGCCGTCATGGCCGGGATGCGCGTCGAGGTTGTCGCCTGCCGTCCCAACGGTGACGTCGACGTCGACGATCTGCGCGCGAAGATCGCCGATCACGCCGAGCGTCTCGCCGCGATCATGATCACCTACCCTTCAACACACGGTGTCTACGAGCACGAGATCTCCGACATCTGTGCAGCGGTACACGACGCCGGTGGCCAGGTGTACGTCGACGGCGCCAACCTCAATGCGCTTGTCGGCCTTGCCCGTCCGGGCCGATTCGGCGGCGACGTCAGCCACCTGAATCTGCACAAGACCTTCTGCATCCCGCACGGCGGCGGCGGACCCGGCGTCGGCCCGATCGGTGTGCGCTCACACTTGACGCCGTTTTTGCCCGGACACCCGATGGCCCCCGAACTCGGTGGTGGAGGAACGATCTCGGCAGCGCCGTACGGCAGTGCGTCCATTCTGCCCATCACCTGGACCTACATCCGGATGATGGGTGCTGCGGGCCTGCGCCGCGCCAGCCTGACCGCCATCGCGTCGGCCAACTACATCGCGCGTCGACTCGACGAGTACTTCCCGGTTCTCTACACCGGCGAGAACGGCATGGTCGCGCACGAGTGCATCCTCGACCTCCGTGGGTTGACCAAGGACACCGGCGTCACCGTCGACGACGTCGCAAAGCGTCTGGCCGACTACGGTTTCCATGCACCGACCATGAGCTTCCCCGTGGTCGGCACACTGATGGTCGAGCCCACCGAGAGCGAGAACCTCGAAGAGATCGACGAGTTCTGCGAGGCGATGATCGCCATTCGCGGCGAAATCGATCGCGTCGGCGCCGGCGAGTGGACGGTGGAGGACAACCCGCTACGCGGTGCTCCCCACACTGCCGGAAGCATTGCAGCGCAGTGGGATCACCCGTACTCGCGTGAGATCGCCGTCTTCCCGCGTGGCAAGGCCCGCCCGAAGGTGTGGCCGTCCGTGCGTCGTATCGACGGTGCACATGGCGACCGCAACCTGGTCTGCTCCTGCCCGCCGATCGAAGCGTTCGCAGGCAACTAA
- the gcvH gene encoding glycine cleavage system protein GcvH translates to MSELDTPTDLRYTAEHEWVKRTGPTSVRVGITDFAQSQLGDVVFVQLPAVDEDVTAGESLGEVESTKSVSDIFAPFTAKVLAANGELDGQPDLVNTDPYDTGWLVELEVADETTLDAALAATLDAEAYKGLTSE, encoded by the coding sequence GTGAGTGAGCTCGATACACCTACCGATCTGCGCTACACCGCGGAGCACGAGTGGGTGAAGCGAACCGGCCCGACCTCAGTTCGAGTCGGTATCACCGACTTTGCTCAGTCGCAGCTCGGTGACGTCGTGTTCGTCCAGCTTCCCGCTGTCGACGAAGACGTGACCGCCGGTGAATCGCTCGGTGAGGTCGAGTCGACCAAGAGCGTCTCCGACATCTTTGCTCCGTTCACTGCGAAAGTTCTTGCAGCGAACGGTGAATTGGACGGACAGCCCGACCTCGTCAACACCGACCCGTACGACACGGGTTGGTTGGTCGAACTCGAGGTTGCCGACGAGACCACACTCGACGCCGCACTCGCGGCAACTCTGGACGCGGAGGCATACAAGGGACTCACGTCCGAGTAG
- a CDS encoding DUF881 domain-containing protein: protein MKSTGEDVRRNPVPSLLRSLMTEHLDPGYEATAFERQHEHTKNRSSKTGPWLALGALLIGFIVTVSAVQATKQVTGTEEVRSELVAKVRDAEDRIDSLAASRDSLGGAVDAARGVALEGDARGSAVLDQLRAVESGAGAEAVHGEGLVVTLTDPAGRPNLSDASQRSVGGKTVVLDRDLQTVVNALWAGGAEAIAVGGVRIGPTVTIRQAGGAMLVDNQPVFSPYLVEAIGDTRALQRKFVVSDAYVRMSSVSQLYGVGFAVAEDDSLTLPPAAPRAVRVATEPTESK from the coding sequence ATGAAGTCGACCGGGGAGGACGTCCGTCGTAACCCGGTACCGTCGCTGCTTCGCTCACTCATGACCGAACATCTCGACCCGGGCTACGAGGCAACTGCATTCGAACGCCAGCACGAGCACACCAAGAACAGATCCTCGAAGACGGGGCCGTGGCTGGCCCTCGGCGCACTGTTGATCGGGTTCATCGTCACGGTCTCGGCTGTTCAGGCGACGAAGCAGGTGACCGGCACCGAAGAGGTTCGAAGCGAGTTGGTGGCGAAGGTCCGTGATGCGGAGGATCGAATCGATTCACTGGCCGCGTCCCGCGATTCACTCGGCGGAGCCGTCGACGCCGCGCGCGGCGTGGCGCTCGAAGGCGATGCACGCGGCAGCGCCGTCCTCGACCAACTGCGAGCGGTCGAATCCGGCGCAGGAGCCGAAGCTGTTCACGGGGAGGGGCTGGTGGTGACGTTGACGGACCCGGCCGGACGCCCGAACCTCTCGGATGCGTCGCAACGGAGTGTCGGCGGTAAGACAGTTGTCCTCGATCGCGATCTGCAGACCGTCGTAAACGCCCTGTGGGCTGGGGGAGCGGAGGCGATCGCCGTCGGCGGCGTGCGAATCGGGCCGACGGTGACCATTCGTCAGGCGGGCGGCGCGATGCTCGTCGACAACCAACCTGTTTTCTCCCCGTACCTCGTCGAGGCGATCGGAGACACGCGAGCACTGCAGCGGAAATTCGTCGTCAGCGACGCCTACGTGAGAATGTCTAGCGTCTCGCAACTGTACGGAGTCGGTTTCGCGGTGGCCGAAGACGATTCGTTGACTCTGCCGCCTGCGGCGCCTCGCGCCGTCCGAGTGGCAACAGAACCCACAGAATCCAAGTGA
- a CDS encoding CDP-alcohol phosphatidyltransferase family protein, with amino-acid sequence MNSGEQEPIPTDRILTVPNVLSIVRLLALPLFAYLLLVTHSDGWALALLMLSGFTDWLDGKLARVLGQTSRLGALLDPLVDRLYVVTTLVTFVARDFIPWWVAAILIGRDLLLALTLPIYRRRGLPPPEVVYLGKAATFLLMFALPLILAGHGDWAIGPFTHAFGFAFLIWGTVLYVWTAAIYVLKAVDVARTHEVVPR; translated from the coding sequence GTGAACTCTGGCGAACAAGAACCGATCCCCACGGATCGGATTCTCACTGTTCCCAACGTGCTCAGTATCGTGCGTCTACTCGCTCTGCCGCTGTTCGCCTACCTGCTGCTCGTCACGCACTCGGACGGCTGGGCATTGGCGCTGCTGATGCTCAGCGGGTTCACCGACTGGCTCGACGGCAAGCTGGCCAGAGTGCTCGGACAGACCTCGCGTCTGGGAGCGCTTCTCGACCCGCTGGTCGATCGTCTGTACGTCGTGACGACACTGGTCACCTTCGTCGCCCGCGATTTCATTCCCTGGTGGGTCGCAGCGATACTCATCGGCCGTGATCTTCTGCTTGCGTTGACGCTGCCGATCTACCGCAGGCGTGGCCTGCCACCGCCCGAGGTGGTTTATCTCGGCAAGGCTGCGACCTTCCTACTGATGTTCGCTCTGCCGTTGATTCTTGCCGGGCACGGAGACTGGGCCATCGGACCGTTCACCCATGCCTTCGGTTTCGCTTTCCTGATCTGGGGAACCGTCCTGTACGTGTGGACTGCCGCGATCTACGTGCTCAAGGCCGTTGACGTTGCGCGAACCCACGAGGTCGTGCCCCGATGA